The following are encoded in a window of Impatiens glandulifera chromosome 5, dImpGla2.1, whole genome shotgun sequence genomic DNA:
- the LOC124940194 gene encoding protein SRC2 homolog: protein MANREVEITITSAKDLKNVNWRHGRLKPYAVVWIDRNNKSSTRVDEESDTFPYWDQTLTIPLNAPIDDSTLYIDIVHAGASDDTKPLIGSARLNLRDVGFDQHATRTLDLKRPSGRPQGKLEVKVSVRDRRYNAPDPYYAPTYGSGALSRDYTSPPGPYGGQYGQPQSGYGQQYGQPQPGYGQPYSQPQPGYGQPQPGYGQSQPGYGQPQPGYGQPQPGYGQPQPGYGQPGNYSGQLPVQETKKGSKFGGIGTGLAVGAVAGVLGGLALAEGADYMENKIADKVAEKVEEDNYDDDDGDDDSGNGGDDW, encoded by the coding sequence ATGGCCAACCGTGAAGTCGAGATCACCATCACGTCCGCCAAGGATCTGAAGAACGTCAACTGGCGCCACGGCCGTCTCAAGCCATATGCGGTCGTGTGGATTGACCGTAACAACAAGTCATCCACACGAGTGGATGAAGAGTCTGATACCTTCCCTTATTGGGACCAAACCTTGACCATTCCTCTAAATGCTCCTATTGATGACTCCACTCTATACATCGATATTGTCCATGCTGGCGCCTCTGATGACACCAAGCCTCTTATAGGCTCAGCTCGTCTTAATCTTCGGGACGTTGGATTTGATCAGCATGCCACACGCACGCTCGATCTTAAGAGACCCTCGGGCCGCCCCCAGGGCAAGCTCGAGGTTAAAGTCTCTGTTCGAGATCGTCGCTATAATGCCCCTGACCCGTACTATGCCCCAACTTACGGGTCAGGCGCCTTGTCAAGAGACTACACTTCGCCACCTGGACCTTACGGAGGTCAGTACGGTCAACCCCAGTCTGGCTATGGGCAGCAGTATGGTCAACCCCAGCCTGGCTATGGGCAGCCCTACAGTCAGCCCCAGCCAGGATATGGGCAGCCCCAACCTGGATACGGGCAGTCCCAGCCAGGATATGGGCAGCCCCAGCCTGGATACGGGCAGCCTCAACCTGGATATGGGCAGCCTCAGCCTGGATATGGGCAGCCTGGGAATTATAGTGGGCAATTACCCGTGCAAGAAACAAAAAAGGGAAGTAAGTTTGGAGGGATTGGGACAGGGCTGGCTGTGGGTGCGGTTGCAGGGGTGTTAGGAGGATTGGCGCTGGCAGAGGGAGCGGATTATATGGAGAATAAGATTGCAGATAAAGTGGCGGAGAAGGTGGAGGAAGACaactatgatgatgatgatggcgaTGATGATAGCGGAAATGGTGGTGATGATTGGTAG
- the LOC124940193 gene encoding rRNA 2'-O-methyltransferase fibrillarin 2-like: MRPPRGRGGPRGGGRSDGGGRGRGGFSSRGGGRGGDRGGRGGGRGASGGRGGRGRGGGRGGGGMKGGSRVVVEPHRHEGVFIAKGKEDALCTKNMVPGEAVYNEKRVSVQNEDGTKVEYRVWNPFRSKLAAAILGGVDEIWIKPGARVLYLGAASGTTVSHVSDLVGPTGVVYAVEFSHRSGRDLVNMAKKRTNIIPIIEDARHPAKYRMLIGMVDVIFSDVAQPDQARILALNASYFLKAGGHFVISIKANCIDSTVPAEAVFASEVKKLQADQFKPIEQVTLEPFERDHACVVGTYRVPKKVKAAAAAAS, translated from the exons ATGAGGCCACCAAGAG GACGTGGTGGACCAAGGGGAGGAGGCCGTAGCGATGGCGGTGGTAGAGGAAGAGGAGGTTTCAGCAGCCGTGGTGGCGGACGAGGAGGTGACAGAGGTGGCCGCGGCGGCGGTAGAGGTGCCAGTGGTGGTAGGGGTGGAAGAGGTAGAGGCGGTGGTCGTGGAGGAGGTGGAATGAAGGGAGGTAGCAGAGTTGTTGTCGAACCTCATAGACATGAAGGTGTGTTTATTGCTAAGGGTAAAGAAGATGCGCTTTGCACAAAGAACATGGTGCCTGGAGAAGCTGTGTATAACGAGAAGAGGGTTTCCGTTCAG AATGAAGATGGAACAAAGGTTGAATACAGGGTATGGAATCCCTTCAGATCTAAGTTAGCTGCTGCCATTCTCGGTGGTGTCGATGAAATTTGGATT AAACCCGGAGCTCGAGTATTGTATCTTGGTGCTGCCTCTGGAACCACAGTTTCTCATGTCTCTGATCTTGTTGGACCT ACAGGAGTTGTCTATGCTGTTGAATTCTCTCACAGGAGTGGTAGGGATCTTGTCAACATGGCAAAGAAAAGAACAAACATCATACCCATTATTGAAGATGCTAGACATCCTGCAAAGTACAGAATGCTTATTGGCATGGTAGATGTGATATTCTCTGATGTTGCACAACCCGATCAG GCAAGAATTTTAGCCCTGAATGCCTCATATTTCTTAAAAGCTGGTGGTCACTTTGTTATATCAATCAAG GCCAACTGTATTGATTCAACTGTTCCAGCTGAAGCTGTATTTGCTTCCGAAGTGAAGAAGCTTCAAGCAGATCAGTTCAAACCAATTGAGCAGGTTACTCTTGAACCATTTGAGCGTGATCATGCTTGTGTTGTAGGAACCTATCGTGTCCCAAAGAAGGTCAAAGCTGCAGCTGCTGCGGCCTCTTGA